A window from Cryptomeria japonica chromosome 1, Sugi_1.0, whole genome shotgun sequence encodes these proteins:
- the LOC131030571 gene encoding disease resistance protein Roq1-like isoform X2 has product MASSSSSHQQNEEFNAFSGKRRMVCESSRLFDVFINHRGPDVKQTLAIHLYNSLEQLGIRTFLDSQEKELGDSFPSTIQTAISSASIHIAIFSKGYADSAWCLAELVLMLESQAKIIPLFYGVKPSDLRYIETGAYAEAFVKYKEKSRYLEKLNEWKEALQSLSLIAGEEFNSDWHCQTIVAAVQKEVQRKTPLQVAQYPVALNNLVNDFERHCLEELVQDFESQCWLRDKAKAVGIFGMGGAGKTTLVKELFNRKSWTYERSIFLFDVREASERRELPSLQRKLLKDLFHKRDLSFTSIEEGKSYLKDSLERSPAHFSFLIVVDDINHVEQLNALLIMDIVNKLGNSLVLVTTRDIGVLMSAGITNGYRLRGMDRNYGSELFCWHAFDQPNPFSRYEELVKSFVDVCGGLPLSLQVLGRHVHGRSMDYWRSELVEVRKTLPQDVKRRLKISFDALNAEEKQIFMDIACIFGGRKQSLAEIVWEGLGWNAQHALNTLRDKCLIEEIKYKVYGGEFYKGTSEENNLLRMHDHLRDLGREMALEFSPPHRLWRPQDLTYLESRDFRNILSLTNVRCFHSIFDKSMNSQVVFFLGGSGICLETSASLLWLQLEDNSSIPSWIPLQCLQSLKIKRLRLKTSWWNHTRALSQLKKLHIDQCPELKELTFGHLSCLEKIIIKNCSNLKGVLEISNLAKLVTLKISRCEKLDLECFCLRGMKCLQSITFDRSVKVKYFMLDSCQILKTVEFNCQELVELSIRGCQELEELTEFRGPSCVERIIIDGCRKLKRLQVYGCRRLRSVSGNLRVKKLCISDCPELEECPSLSYCREIDFDSCEKIQNLTVPTTLMNISIRNCRDLQSLAGIGHLIGLTKLYISDCPELEELLSLSKLRCLERIVIYSCEKVEKMASTEELHELINMQLFYCSNAVIQNCIPWLKTVQSNYTFVIGKAMDGAESALNEYLFCDANIGVDAVTKTVTEIGAENGYKSEKWRELITVIVCCLVVVDGSTPLEDINESLPDGPSLYAKRLEVRQGEWIITMVARYGYTSHCYHHYMKIDEVLRRFGIMKKRFVIEVKKDEEWKGVQVLCTIVNKLYHL; this is encoded by the exons ATGGCGTCTTCTTCATCATCTCACCAGCAAAATGAAGAATTTAATGCTTTCTCTGGCAAAAGAAGGATGGTTTGTGAATCTtcaagattgtttgatgtgttcaTCAACCACAGAGGCCCCGATGTCAAACAAACTCTTGCGATTCACCTTTACAATTCTCTTGAGCAGTTGGGAATACGGACGTTTCTTGATTCTCAAGAGAAAGAGCTTGGAGATTCGTTTCCTTCCACTATTCAGACAGCTATTAGCTCTGCTTCGATACACATAGCCATCTTTTCCAAAGGATATGCAGACTCAGCTTGGTGTTTGGCTGAGCTGGTTCTCATGTTAGAAAGCCAGGCCAAAATTATACCCCTGTTTTATGGAGTGAAACCCTCTGATCTCCGTTACATAGAAACTGGAGCATACGCTGAAGCGTTTGTTAAATATAAAGAGAAGAGTAGATACCTGGAGAAGCTTAATGAGTGGAAGGAAGCCCTTCAGTCTCTTTCACTTATAGCCGGGGAAGAATTTAACAG TGACTGGCACTGCCAAACAATAGTAGCAGCTGTGCaaaaagaagtacaaaggaaaacacCTTTACAAGTTGCTCAATATCCAGTGGCGCTTAATAATCTTGTGAATGATTTTGAAAGGCATTGTCTTGAGGAACTTGTACAAGATTTTGAAAGCCAGTGTTGGTTGAGAGATAAGGCTAAGGCAGTTGGCATCTTCGGCATGGGTGGAGCAGGAAAGACAACTCTAGTCAAAGAGTTGTTTAACCGAAAGAGTTGGACTTACGAAAgatcaatttttttgtttgatgtgCGAGAAGCATCTGAGAGAAGAGAATTACCTTCCTTGCAACGTAAGCTTCTCAAAGATCTCTTCCACAAACGTGATCTTAGTTTTACAAGTATAGAAGAAGGAAAAAGCTATCTCAAGGATAGTCTAGAAAGGAGTCCTGCCCATTTTAGCTTCCTGATTGTTGTAGATGACATCAATCATGTGGAGCAATTAAATGCTCTACTGATTATGGATATCGTGAATAAATTGGGTAATAGTCTGGTTCTTGTCACAACCCGTGACATTGGGGTGCTTATGAGTGCAGGGATTACTAATGGTTATCGTTTAAGAGGAATGGATAGAAATTATGGTAGCGAACTCTTCTGTTGGCATGCGTTTGACCAACCCAATCCATTTAGCAGGTACGAGGAGCTGGTTAAATCCTTTGTTGATGTGTGTGGAGGGTTACCCTTGTCTCTTCAAGTTTTGGGCAGGCACGTTCATGGTAGAAGTATGGATTATTGGAGGTCAGAATTAGTTGAAGTTAGAAAGACGCTGCCTCAGGACGTAAAGCGAAGACTGAAAATAAGTTTTGACGCATTGAATGCTGAAGAAAAACAGATCTTCATGGACATTGCTTGTATTTTTGGGGGCAGAAAGCAGAGTTTAGCCGAAATAGTATGGGAGGGATTAGGATGGAATGCTCAACATGCACTGAACACACTCAGAGATAAGTGTCTTATAGAAGAAATCAAATATAAAGTTTACGGCGGCGAATTTTACAAAGGGACCAGTGAAGAGAATAACTTATTGAGAATGCATGACCACCTGAGGGACTTGGGAAGAGAAATGGCACTTGAGTTCAGTCCTCCTCATCGCCTGTGGCGTCCTCAAGATCTGACATATTTG GAATCAAGGGATTTCAGAAATATCCTCTCTCTAACCAATGTCAGGTGTTTCCATTCCATTTTTGACAAGTCCATGAATTCTCAAGTTGTATTCTTCTTAGGCGGATCAGGCATTTGTCTTGAGACGTCAGCTTCTTTACTATGGCTCCAGCTTGAGGacaattcaagcattccttcatggATTCCTCTACAATGTTTGCAGTCTTTGAAAATCAAACGACTACGACTCAAAACATCTTGGTGGAATCACACACGG GCGCTCTCCCAGTTGAAAAAACTTCATATTGATCAATGCCCAGAACTCAAGGAGCTAACTTTTGGTCATCTCAGCTGCTtggaaaaaattataattaaaaactgTAGTAATTTGAAAGGTGTGTTAGAAATATCTAATCTTGCAAAGCTTGTAACACTGAAAATTTCTCGTTGTGAGAAGCTAGATTTGGAGTGCTTTTGTCTCAGAGGTATGAAGTGTCTACAGAGCATAACATTTGATAGAAGTGTAAAGGTGAAATATTTTATGTTGGATAGTTGTCAGATTTTGAAAACAGTAGAATTTAATTGTCAAGAGCTTGTAGAATTAAGCATTCGGGGCTGTCAGGAGCTTGAGGAGTTGACAGAGTTTAGAGGTCCTAGTTGCGTGGAGAGGATTATAATTGATGGATGCCGGAAGCTCAAACGTCTTCAAGTGTATGGTTGTCGAAGATTGAGAAGTGTGTCAGGTAACTTACGGGTTAAAAAGTTGTGCATTAGCGATTGTCCTGAGCTTGAGGAGTGTCCAAGTCTTTCCTATTGTCGGGAAATTGATTTTGACTCTTGTGAGAAGATACAGAACCTTACAGTGCCAACAACACTTATGAATATTTCTATACGAAATTGCAGAGATTTGCAGAGTTTAGCAGGAATTGGTCATCTTATAGGGCTCACAAAGTTGTACATTAGTGATTGTCCCGAGCTTGAGGAGTTGCTAAGTCTTTCCAAACTAAGATGCTTGGAGCGAATTGTGATTTACTCTTGTGAGAAGGTGGAGAAAATGGCAAGTACTGAAGAGTTGCATGAATTAATAAACATGCAACTTTTTTATTGCAGCAACGCAGTAATTCAGAATTGCATTCCCTGGTTGAAG ACTGTGCAGTCAAATTATACCTTTGTGATCGGAAAAGCAATGGATGGAGCGGAATCAGCTTTAAATGAGTACCTATTTTGTGACGCTAATATTGGCGTTGATGCAGTCACTAAAACTGTCACTGAAATTGGTGCTGAAAACGGTTACAAGTCGGAAAAATGGCGAGAATTAATTACAGTTATTGTATGCTGTCTGGTTGTGGTTGATGGCTCTACTCCGCTAGAGGATATAAATGAATCACTTCCAGACGGCCCCTCTCTTTATGCCAAGAGACTTGAAGTGCGTCAAGGAGAATGGATAATTACAATGGTGGCACGATATGGTTATACGAGTCACTGTTATCATCATTATATGAAAATTGACGAAGTTTTAAGGAGGTTTGGAATAATGAAGAAGAGGTTTGTGATAGaggtgaagaaagatgaagagtGGAAAGGTGTGCAAGTTTTATGTACAATTGTTAATAAGTTATATCATTTATGA
- the LOC131030571 gene encoding disease resistance protein Roq1-like isoform X1, which translates to MASSSSSHQQNEEFNAFSGKRRMVCESSRLFDVFINHRGPDVKQTLAIHLYNSLEQLGIRTFLDSQEKELGDSFPSTIQTAISSASIHIAIFSKGYADSAWCLAELVLMLESQAKIIPLFYGVKPSDLRYIETGAYAEAFVKYKEKSRYLEKLNEWKEALQSLSLIAGEEFNSFSDWHCQTIVAAVQKEVQRKTPLQVAQYPVALNNLVNDFERHCLEELVQDFESQCWLRDKAKAVGIFGMGGAGKTTLVKELFNRKSWTYERSIFLFDVREASERRELPSLQRKLLKDLFHKRDLSFTSIEEGKSYLKDSLERSPAHFSFLIVVDDINHVEQLNALLIMDIVNKLGNSLVLVTTRDIGVLMSAGITNGYRLRGMDRNYGSELFCWHAFDQPNPFSRYEELVKSFVDVCGGLPLSLQVLGRHVHGRSMDYWRSELVEVRKTLPQDVKRRLKISFDALNAEEKQIFMDIACIFGGRKQSLAEIVWEGLGWNAQHALNTLRDKCLIEEIKYKVYGGEFYKGTSEENNLLRMHDHLRDLGREMALEFSPPHRLWRPQDLTYLESRDFRNILSLTNVRCFHSIFDKSMNSQVVFFLGGSGICLETSASLLWLQLEDNSSIPSWIPLQCLQSLKIKRLRLKTSWWNHTRALSQLKKLHIDQCPELKELTFGHLSCLEKIIIKNCSNLKGVLEISNLAKLVTLKISRCEKLDLECFCLRGMKCLQSITFDRSVKVKYFMLDSCQILKTVEFNCQELVELSIRGCQELEELTEFRGPSCVERIIIDGCRKLKRLQVYGCRRLRSVSGNLRVKKLCISDCPELEECPSLSYCREIDFDSCEKIQNLTVPTTLMNISIRNCRDLQSLAGIGHLIGLTKLYISDCPELEELLSLSKLRCLERIVIYSCEKVEKMASTEELHELINMQLFYCSNAVIQNCIPWLKTVQSNYTFVIGKAMDGAESALNEYLFCDANIGVDAVTKTVTEIGAENGYKSEKWRELITVIVCCLVVVDGSTPLEDINESLPDGPSLYAKRLEVRQGEWIITMVARYGYTSHCYHHYMKIDEVLRRFGIMKKRFVIEVKKDEEWKGVQVLCTIVNKLYHL; encoded by the exons ATGGCGTCTTCTTCATCATCTCACCAGCAAAATGAAGAATTTAATGCTTTCTCTGGCAAAAGAAGGATGGTTTGTGAATCTtcaagattgtttgatgtgttcaTCAACCACAGAGGCCCCGATGTCAAACAAACTCTTGCGATTCACCTTTACAATTCTCTTGAGCAGTTGGGAATACGGACGTTTCTTGATTCTCAAGAGAAAGAGCTTGGAGATTCGTTTCCTTCCACTATTCAGACAGCTATTAGCTCTGCTTCGATACACATAGCCATCTTTTCCAAAGGATATGCAGACTCAGCTTGGTGTTTGGCTGAGCTGGTTCTCATGTTAGAAAGCCAGGCCAAAATTATACCCCTGTTTTATGGAGTGAAACCCTCTGATCTCCGTTACATAGAAACTGGAGCATACGCTGAAGCGTTTGTTAAATATAAAGAGAAGAGTAGATACCTGGAGAAGCTTAATGAGTGGAAGGAAGCCCTTCAGTCTCTTTCACTTATAGCCGGGGAAGAATTTAACAG TTTCAGTGACTGGCACTGCCAAACAATAGTAGCAGCTGTGCaaaaagaagtacaaaggaaaacacCTTTACAAGTTGCTCAATATCCAGTGGCGCTTAATAATCTTGTGAATGATTTTGAAAGGCATTGTCTTGAGGAACTTGTACAAGATTTTGAAAGCCAGTGTTGGTTGAGAGATAAGGCTAAGGCAGTTGGCATCTTCGGCATGGGTGGAGCAGGAAAGACAACTCTAGTCAAAGAGTTGTTTAACCGAAAGAGTTGGACTTACGAAAgatcaatttttttgtttgatgtgCGAGAAGCATCTGAGAGAAGAGAATTACCTTCCTTGCAACGTAAGCTTCTCAAAGATCTCTTCCACAAACGTGATCTTAGTTTTACAAGTATAGAAGAAGGAAAAAGCTATCTCAAGGATAGTCTAGAAAGGAGTCCTGCCCATTTTAGCTTCCTGATTGTTGTAGATGACATCAATCATGTGGAGCAATTAAATGCTCTACTGATTATGGATATCGTGAATAAATTGGGTAATAGTCTGGTTCTTGTCACAACCCGTGACATTGGGGTGCTTATGAGTGCAGGGATTACTAATGGTTATCGTTTAAGAGGAATGGATAGAAATTATGGTAGCGAACTCTTCTGTTGGCATGCGTTTGACCAACCCAATCCATTTAGCAGGTACGAGGAGCTGGTTAAATCCTTTGTTGATGTGTGTGGAGGGTTACCCTTGTCTCTTCAAGTTTTGGGCAGGCACGTTCATGGTAGAAGTATGGATTATTGGAGGTCAGAATTAGTTGAAGTTAGAAAGACGCTGCCTCAGGACGTAAAGCGAAGACTGAAAATAAGTTTTGACGCATTGAATGCTGAAGAAAAACAGATCTTCATGGACATTGCTTGTATTTTTGGGGGCAGAAAGCAGAGTTTAGCCGAAATAGTATGGGAGGGATTAGGATGGAATGCTCAACATGCACTGAACACACTCAGAGATAAGTGTCTTATAGAAGAAATCAAATATAAAGTTTACGGCGGCGAATTTTACAAAGGGACCAGTGAAGAGAATAACTTATTGAGAATGCATGACCACCTGAGGGACTTGGGAAGAGAAATGGCACTTGAGTTCAGTCCTCCTCATCGCCTGTGGCGTCCTCAAGATCTGACATATTTG GAATCAAGGGATTTCAGAAATATCCTCTCTCTAACCAATGTCAGGTGTTTCCATTCCATTTTTGACAAGTCCATGAATTCTCAAGTTGTATTCTTCTTAGGCGGATCAGGCATTTGTCTTGAGACGTCAGCTTCTTTACTATGGCTCCAGCTTGAGGacaattcaagcattccttcatggATTCCTCTACAATGTTTGCAGTCTTTGAAAATCAAACGACTACGACTCAAAACATCTTGGTGGAATCACACACGG GCGCTCTCCCAGTTGAAAAAACTTCATATTGATCAATGCCCAGAACTCAAGGAGCTAACTTTTGGTCATCTCAGCTGCTtggaaaaaattataattaaaaactgTAGTAATTTGAAAGGTGTGTTAGAAATATCTAATCTTGCAAAGCTTGTAACACTGAAAATTTCTCGTTGTGAGAAGCTAGATTTGGAGTGCTTTTGTCTCAGAGGTATGAAGTGTCTACAGAGCATAACATTTGATAGAAGTGTAAAGGTGAAATATTTTATGTTGGATAGTTGTCAGATTTTGAAAACAGTAGAATTTAATTGTCAAGAGCTTGTAGAATTAAGCATTCGGGGCTGTCAGGAGCTTGAGGAGTTGACAGAGTTTAGAGGTCCTAGTTGCGTGGAGAGGATTATAATTGATGGATGCCGGAAGCTCAAACGTCTTCAAGTGTATGGTTGTCGAAGATTGAGAAGTGTGTCAGGTAACTTACGGGTTAAAAAGTTGTGCATTAGCGATTGTCCTGAGCTTGAGGAGTGTCCAAGTCTTTCCTATTGTCGGGAAATTGATTTTGACTCTTGTGAGAAGATACAGAACCTTACAGTGCCAACAACACTTATGAATATTTCTATACGAAATTGCAGAGATTTGCAGAGTTTAGCAGGAATTGGTCATCTTATAGGGCTCACAAAGTTGTACATTAGTGATTGTCCCGAGCTTGAGGAGTTGCTAAGTCTTTCCAAACTAAGATGCTTGGAGCGAATTGTGATTTACTCTTGTGAGAAGGTGGAGAAAATGGCAAGTACTGAAGAGTTGCATGAATTAATAAACATGCAACTTTTTTATTGCAGCAACGCAGTAATTCAGAATTGCATTCCCTGGTTGAAG ACTGTGCAGTCAAATTATACCTTTGTGATCGGAAAAGCAATGGATGGAGCGGAATCAGCTTTAAATGAGTACCTATTTTGTGACGCTAATATTGGCGTTGATGCAGTCACTAAAACTGTCACTGAAATTGGTGCTGAAAACGGTTACAAGTCGGAAAAATGGCGAGAATTAATTACAGTTATTGTATGCTGTCTGGTTGTGGTTGATGGCTCTACTCCGCTAGAGGATATAAATGAATCACTTCCAGACGGCCCCTCTCTTTATGCCAAGAGACTTGAAGTGCGTCAAGGAGAATGGATAATTACAATGGTGGCACGATATGGTTATACGAGTCACTGTTATCATCATTATATGAAAATTGACGAAGTTTTAAGGAGGTTTGGAATAATGAAGAAGAGGTTTGTGATAGaggtgaagaaagatgaagagtGGAAAGGTGTGCAAGTTTTATGTACAATTGTTAATAAGTTATATCATTTATGA